The nucleotide window TGTTGAAAAATGAATTTGTCCTTTCTTCAGGCGGTAGGATTGATACTTACCCATATTCCATGTTAGAAGGACTTGACATCACAAAGAACGATTTCCTAAATTTTACTGATAAAATTAGTGGAATGAAGGGAATTATCATCCCAGTAGTATCCGTGTTAATTTATTTGTTATCAAGTGCTTCAAGCTTTATTGAAATATCAATCTTGGCACTGTTTGGTCTCGCACTTAAAAATCTTTTAGGCAAAAAATTGAACTATAGGCAATTATGGAGAATGGCCGCATACAGTGAAACACTGCCAACTGTATTTTTCACCATAATGGCCGCTATGAAAACATCCGTTCCAAACAGCTTTGTCATTAATTGGATTGTTGCCATTATTGTTTTAGCCTTAGCCATTAATGAAATGCCAAAACCGAAGAAGAAAGCAAACTAGACATCCGCCCAAAAATTGGGCGTTTTTTAGTTAGATTCTGTTCTTTTTACAGTTGGACAAGCATAGGAATGTACAAACATTCTCTGATGGAGGCTTGTCCGATGAAAAAGTTATTTGGTTTTCTATTCGCTATATTAGTCCTATATGTCATATATTTTGATCTCACTGTGGGTACCCTCCCCACTTCAAATGCAAAGCAAGTGGATGTAAAAGTTGCGGCAGATGCAAATAGTTTTACTTCGGACATACCTTCATTTGAAGCAAAGGTAAAACCCGGAGAAACCGTGATATCGATTGTCGAGCACGAATTAAATAAACCACTTCCAGTGTCAATTACAGAATTGATTAACGACTTTCGTGAATTAAATCCAAAGCAGTCCCCTGAAAAAATCCAAATTGGGTCCACATATCATTTCCCGGATTACTCAAACTAAAGTGGATAGATGCTTATGGTTGTCAAAATAAGCAGTTGACTGATAAAATAAAGACGAATTGTTTAGTAACCTATGATTCGAATTCCAATTTAAAGGAGCGAATTCCACGTGAGTGAAATTATACATC belongs to Neobacillus sp. OS1-2 and includes:
- a CDS encoding DUF1189 domain-containing protein; this translates as MNIFKQFYKSIYSPRDIALFRFQGIGKTILYVFFLTFISILPSVIYISTALSSGIDSAKTIIKNEAPDFSIKNGVLSAETKVPVTIDKDDFTIMIDPTGVISDADVENEGNAFALLKNEFVLSSGGRIDTYPYSMLEGLDITKNDFLNFTDKISGMKGIIIPVVSVLIYLLSSASSFIEISILALFGLALKNLLGKKLNYRQLWRMAAYSETLPTVFFTIMAAMKTSVPNSFVINWIVAIIVLALAINEMPKPKKKAN